Proteins encoded by one window of Mercenaria mercenaria strain notata chromosome 4, MADL_Memer_1, whole genome shotgun sequence:
- the LOC123551902 gene encoding uncharacterized protein LOC123551902, which produces MNISFLHPCAVFILYCTVLKAHVCAECYQKKCQLMSVTDNLILLDPFLGKHFGSVYFKIKIGSGRMSTTDCLNAKKECVWTCDSNTHDWCRKCKKEYCKQQTPGDFCGCIHADAFYPFETFEHYMKSNYDRRSEFGSSNLTSDSHYECCKRRTCGSAEYCTIGERLHEKGPSDKLLSSLELSLVISFIATVTSLCSMLFVFVIWSYSHPRRDEHSQKHEHTTQIPSNELRSQRQRRRKRQNKNLNRVSKQTDNDTTEKNVHGSFNQNNNEATKQYLNKESKPDDHKVSEQSENFTVLLSANREVSSTLNSVICVSQQTENQAAVSENEWCTSATRVKQYKCSHKAKYISQKKKTETEDCSEHSGNSVEIERVIIPLPVQEGLFENNYSSGKSAEFDSETTKFPTFCGQSSAKQTHDCSQNSIEDVERQLVAKEISRELHIEHRNLTIFGLDSYFDRLNNGPPPTTRERMQYEWIRLASFHNYTGNGNALALARNGFYHDHNEGPMSTRCYLCEARRSDWEMFDDISAEHRRQSPNCPFHDNREEETLNISITNGDNSKTPARCSRSSIGSSVTSSVTSSSSTSTGAAAVREVSSSFQGINISQTNIGNSGGESIPLQPTEDPESRDRSLLALSQPRTQRALGRTGQSYSTIIAPRRNNVATGAVSNIGIGPFNSGSSSSVTMSQLPSTRPSSILGGPVGAGAFSGLRTAGPSTGALTSFPRATEGLQQSNTPSPSAEAAAGTRQTNPAPGAGGRTDPTITVVVDNPKHPDYVNIDSRVSSYQGWPDYLDQTPRQMSEAGFFYVGVADFTRCYCCGGGLRNWEPGDDPMLEHTRWFPRCEYVNKLKGERYVVAVQRRHQEHMAEQQRQQIEIAQRRDETRNPPDPMTTEAAAVMREMGYSADRTREAILAVRRQTGSSMVTTHQVLTWLLNDEERRLTGNSSNTELGIQPPPTSTATSLVGTSTPSSVVYTVTSIPSSIVHTGTSIGTSIVNTTSSISTATSIVSAGTATSTVSSSSVSITAEVQQSGTSASATAGGSSSAHENQQTGSGNSSSSNSASKTSVEKQSGACGGDSGESKSATKEDASNGEPTNKIAKKKTAKKRAKNKAGIKSETTGATGGDLDAKSLKAENEKLREMQTCKICMVRAVNTTLLPCGHLVCCDTCAARLQRCPICRKRIKGTVKTFMS; this is translated from the exons ATGAACATCTCATTCTTACATCCGTGTGCAGTGTTTATACTTTATTGCACCGTTCTAAAAGCCCATGTTTGCGCAGAATGTTATCAAAAGAAGTGCCAGCTGATGTCTGTGACAGATAATCTGATATTGTTGGATCCATTCCTTGGTAAACATTTTGGAagtgtttatttcaaaataaaaatcgggtCAGGCAGAATGTCAACGACAGATTGTCTCAATGCGAAGAAAGAATGTGTATGGACTTGCGACTCAAATACACATGATTGGTGTAGAAAGTGTAAGAAAGAATATTGCAAACAACAGACACCTGGAGATTTTTGTGGCTGTATACATGCGGACGCTTTTTATCCTTTTGAAACATTTGAACATTACATGAAAAGCAATTATGATAGAAGATCTGAATTCGGATCAAGCAATTTAACTAGTGACTCTCATTATGAATGCTGCAAGAGGAGGACATGTGGTTCAGCTGAATATTGTACTATAG GAGAAAGATTGCATGAGAAGGGACCTTCTGACAAGTTGCTGTCCTCACTAGAGCTGTCCTTGGTGATATCTTTTATAGCTACAGTCACTAGTCTTTGTTCAATGCTTTTCGTGTTTGTCATTTGGAG TTATAGTCATCCGAGAAGAGACGAACACAGTCAGAAGCATGAACACACAACACAGATACCGAGCAATGAACTTAGATCACAAAGGCAGAGAAGAAGAAAAAGGCAGAATAAAAATTTGAATAGGGTGTCGAAGCAAACTGATAACGATACAACCGAGAAAAATGTTCATGGatcatttaatcaaaataataacgAGGCAACTAAACAATATCTGAATAAGGAATCCAAGCCAGATGATCATAAGGTATCCGAGCAAAGTGAGAATTTTACGGTGTTGTTGTCCGCAAATAGAGAAGTTAGTAGTACATTAAATAGCGTTATCTGTGTTTCTCAGCAAACTGAAAATCAAGCAGCAGTATCAGAGAATGAATGGTGTACGTCAGCAACTCGAGTTAAGCAATACAAGTGTTCACATAAGGCAAAATATAtaagtcagaaaaaaaaaacagaaacagaaGACTGTTCTGAACACAGTGGTAACTCCGTAGAAATTGAAAGAGTTATTATACCACTTCCAGTACAGGAAggtttatttgaaaacaattacTCGTCTGGAAAATCAGCTGAATTTGATTCCGAGACAACAAAGTTCCCCACATTCTGTGGACAAAGCTCTGCAAAACAGACTCATGATTGTTCACAAAATAGTATTGAAGATGTAGAACGACAACTTGTGGCAAAAGAAATCTCTAGAGAATTGCATATTGAACATagaaatttaacaatatttggATTAGATTCTTACTTTGATAGACTTAATAATGGCCCACCGCCTACAACACGTGAACGGATGCAATATGAATGGATTCGATTGGCTTCATTCCATAATTACACGGGAAATGGAAATGCATTGGCTCTTGCTAGAAATGGATTTTACCATGATCACAATGAAGGACCTATGTCAACGAGGTGCTATCTCTGTGAAGCTCGGCGCTCTGACTGGGAGATGTTTGATGACATTTCTGCAGAGCATAGAAGACAATCACCAAATTGTCCTTTTCATGATAACAGAGAGGAAGAAACCTTGAACATTTCAATAACAAATGGAGACAATAGTAAAACCCCAGCTAGATGTTCTCGAAGTTCTATAGGTAGTTCAGTGACTTCTTCTGTCACTTCATCATCATCTACGAGTACAGGTGCTGCAGCTGTGAGAGAAGTTTCAAGCAGTTTCCAAGGAATTAACATTAGCCAGACTAATATTGGCAATAGT GGAGGAGAAAGCATTCCACTACAGCCAACAGAAGATCCAGAGAGTAGAGATCGTTCCCTACTGGCATTGTCTCAGCCACGTACACAGCGAGCCCTCGGGCGGACAGGGCAGTCTTATTCCACTATAATAGCACCAAGAAGAAACAATGTTGCTACAGGTGCTGTAAGTAATA TTGGCATTGGTCCTTTCAACAGTGGTTCCTCGTCTTCAGTTACAATGAGTCAGCTACCAAGTACCCGCCCCTCCTCCATACTAGGCGGGCCAGTGGGGGCCGGTGCTTTTTCAG GTTTGAGAACAGCTGGCCCAAGCACAGGTGCACTGACTTCTTTTCCAAGAGCAACAGAAGGTTTACAACAAAGCAATACTCCATCACCTTCTGCAGAAGCAGCTGCCGGTACACGACAAACTAACCCAGCACCTGGTGCTGGAGGAAGAACAGACCCTACAATAACAGTGGTGGTAGATAATCCTAAACATCCAGATTATGTCAATATAGATTCTAGAGTTAGCTCATACCAAGGATGGCCAGATTACCTGGATCAAACCCCTAGACAGATGTCAGAAGCAGGTTTCTTCTATGTTG GAGTTGCAGATTTCACTCGCTGCTATTGTTGTGGTGGGGGTCTGCGGAACTGGGAGCCAG GTGATGATCCGATGTTGGAACATACAAGATGGTTCCCGCGTTGTGAATATGTCAACAAACTGAAAGGAGAGAGATATGTGGTTGCAGTACAGAGACGGCATCAAGAACAT ATGGCTGAGCAACAAAGACAACAAATAGAGATTGCACAAAGACGGGATG AAACTCGTAATCCTCCCGATCCAATGACAACAGAAGCTGCCGCAGTTATGCGGGAGATGGGCTACTCTGCTGATCGAACAAGGGAGGCGATCTTAGCTGTTAGACGACAAACAG GGTCATCAATGGTCACTACCCATCAAGTTCTAACTTGGTTACTAAATGATGAAGAGAGACGTTTAACTGGTAATTCAAGCAATACAG aattaGGCATTCAACCTCCACCTACTTCTACAGCAACTTCTTTAGTAGGAACCAGCACTCCTTCCTCTGTTGTATATACAGTAACCAGTATCCCATCTTCAATTGTACACACAGGAACCAGTATAGGAACTTCCATTGTGAACACGACTTCAAGCATATCTACTGCAACCTCCATAGTCAGTGCTGGTACAGCTACATCTACTGTGAGTTCATCATCAGTTTCTATTACAGCCGAAGTCCAACAGTCGGGCACTTCAGCTTCTGCTACAGCAGGAGGAAGCTCATCTGCACATGAGAATCAGCAGACTGGTTCAGGAAATAGTTCCAGCTCTAATTCAGCTAGTAAAACAAGTGTAGAAAAGCAGTCCGGAGCATGTGGTGGTGACAGTGGAGAATCCAAGTCTGCAACCAAAGAAG ATGCTAGCAACGGTGAGCCTACCAATAAAATAGCCAAGAAGAAAACTGCAAAGaaaagagctaaaaataaagcagGGATAAAATCAGAAACAACAGGTGCTACAGGGGGAGATTTAG atgcAAAATCACTGAAGGCAGAAAACGAAAAGTTGCGAGAAATGCAGACTTGCAAGATTTGTATGGTGCGAGCAGTCAACACTACCTTATTGCCGTGTGGCCATTTAGTATGCTGCGATACCTGTGCTGCACGGTTACAGAGATGCCCTATATGCAGAAAGAGAATTAAGGGAACAGTGAAGACATTCATGTCCTGA